The genome window CTTTCCATGGAAGCCCCTCCGGGTTGTGAATGGCGGTAATGGTAATTCTGTCACCGTTAACCGTCAGCGATTCAGCATCGTGGCTTACCACTCCATCAAGCCGGCCATGCACGCTATCATATTTCAGGAGGTGTGCGTTTGTTTCGGCATCACCAAGATCGTTTATGGCAACTACCTGAAGCTGATTTCGGTAGTTATTTTCATACAGTGCTCTGAGAATATTGCGACCGATCCGGCCAAAACCGTTAATTGCGATGCGGATAGTCATCTGTTGACTCCTGCTATGGTTGCTCTTTGTCTGATACTGAGCGGCAACGTAGTAAATATAACAACATAAAGCCAAAAACTGAACGGTTGTAGAGTGATTAATGCAAGTAAAGAAAGTAATATTACATTTAAAGTGACGCACTAATAAGCCGATGAATGGAGTCCAGCATGCACCCAACCGTTGACAAGGTTACACAGCGAATCATTGAGCGCAGTCGTGCCAGCCGGCAGGATTACCTTTCCCGCATGAATGAGCTCAAGGCGCAGTCTCCGCACCGAAGCAGCCTTTCCTGCGGCAATCTTGCCCACGGTTTTGCGGCGTGTAACCAGGGGGACAAGGACACCCTCAAGTTCATGAACAAAGCCAACGTGGCCATGATTTCAGCCTACAACGATATGCTTTCGGCCCATCAGCCCTATGAAAAGTTCCCGGATATTATTCGTGAGGCGGCCCATAACATGGGATCGGTTGCGCAGTTTGCGGGGGGGACGCCAGCGATGTGCGACGGTGTTACACAGGGACAGCCCGGGATGGAGCTGAGCCTTTTCTCCCGCGACACCATCGCCATGAGCACTGCTGTGGCACTTAGCCACAACATGTTTGATGCCATGTTGTTGTTGGGGATTTGTGACAAAATCGTACCGGGCCTGCTGATTGGCTCCCTCAGTTTCGGTTACCTTCCTGCCATTCTGGTGCCCGCCGGCCCAATGCCGTCAGGGCTACCGAACAAGGAAAAGCAGCGCATCCGCCAGCTATATGCGGAAGGCAAAATTGGCAGGGATGAATTGCTGGACGCCGAAAGCAAGTCCTATCACAGCCCTGGCACCTGTACCTTTTATGGCACCGCCAACAGCAACCAGTTGTTGGTGGAAGTGATGGGGCTGCATTTGCCGGGCTCCGCATTTGTGAATCCGAATACGCCGCTGCGGGATCAGCTTACCCGTGCCGCTACCGAGCAGGTTATTCGTTTGTCAAAGCCTCATGGAGGTGAGCTGGGGCTGGGCGACATGGTGGACGAAAAGAGTATTGTAAACGCTCTGGTAGCACTGCTGGTCACCGGCGGGTCGACCAACCACACTATTCACTGGATCGCGATTGCCCGCGCTGCCGGCATTATTATCGACTGGAATGACTATGCCGAGCTGTCTTCTGTAGTTCCGTCCATGACCCGTATCTATCCCAATGGCGAGGAGGATGTGAACGCCTTCCATGAGGCCGGTGGCACGCCGTTTCTGATTCGCGAGCTACTGAACGGCGGTTTCCTGCACAATGATGTGAATACCGTGGTAGGGCATGGTCTTGAGCGTTACAGCGAGTGCCCGGAACTGGACGCAGGCAAGCTGGTGTGGAAGCCGGCGCCGGAACAAAGCCTGCGTCCGGAAGTTCTGAGCTCAGCGGCTGAGCCCTTTGCTCCTGATGGCGGACTAAGAGTTCTGGATGGCAACCTGGGACGTGGCGTCATCAAGGTGTCTGCGGTTGCAGCAGAGCACCGCAAGGTGAACGCGCCGGCCGTTGTGTTCGATGACCAGAATGAGCTTAAGGCCGCGTTTGATGCGGGTGACCTTGATAAAGATTGTATTGTGGTTGTGCGGTTCCAGGGGCCAAAGGCCAACGGAATGCCAGAGTTGCATAAGCTCACCCCTTACCTCGGTGTCCTCCAGGATCGTGGTTTTAAAGTGGGGCTGGTGACTGACGGGCGTATGTCGGGTGCTTCCGGAAAGGTGCCGGCGGCGATTCATGTTTATCCGGAGGCACTTGATGGCGGCCCCTTGTCCAGGGTCCGAAATGGCGATGTGGTTTGCCTTGATGCCGAAGCCGGGCAGTTGAGTCTGGATGTCGCCGAGAAGGAATTTTCTGATCGGGAGTCCGCAACAGTGGATCTGACCAGTTATCATCATGGGTACGGACGGGAATTGTTTGGCTGGCTTCGGCGTTCGGCCAGCACCCCGGAGGAAGGTGCCAGTTTCTTTTGGAATCACGAGGCATAACAGTAATGGAATACTCACTGGTCGGTGACGTCGGTGGCACCAATGCCCGCTTTGCCCTGGTAGAGCGGGGCAGTGTGCGCCCTCAGTCCATTGAAATCCTGCCATGTGGCAACTACGCCAACTTGAATGAAGCGATCATCGAGTATCTGCGCCGTGTCGGTGTAAGCGAAGTCAGCGAGGCTTGCCTCGCCGTCGCGTCTCCAGTGCGTGGAACCCGGGTACGGATGACCAATAACCATTGGCAATTCGATACGGAAGAGATTCGTCAGCAATTTGGCTGGCGGGCCTTTAAAGTGATTAACGATTTCACCGCAATGGCGCTGGGCGTGCTCCATGTTCCGGAAGATAATCTGGTCCACATTTGTGGCGGGCCTGGTGATAAACATCGTCCGCGGCTTGTGATGGGGCCGGGAACCGGTTTGGGGGTTTCCGGATTGGTGCCGACCAGGAATGGGTGGGTGCCCCTGGTTACCGAAGGTGGCCACGTGGATTTTGCTCCAACGAATGACAACGAAATGTCTATTCTTCGGATATTGCAGGGCCGGTTTGGGCGCGTTTCAGTGGAGCGTATTCTTTGCGGTCAGGGTTTGCTTAATCTCTACCAGGCTCACGCTGAAATTCAAGGTATCGCGGCACCGCTGGACGCCCCGGAGAACATCACTGCGGCCGCGCTGGAGCACGTCGATTCGTTGGCCAGCCATACGCTGGGCCATTTCTGTGAGATTCTCGGCCGAACCGCCGGTAACGCCGTGTTGACGCTGGGGAGTACGGGAGGGGTTTATCTGTGTGGCGGTATCCTTCCACGCGTCCTGGATTTCTTCCTCCAGAGCCCGTTTCGCAGCGGGTTTGAAGACAAAGGGCGTATGCGCCCGCTGGTGGAATTCACTCCGGTGTTTGTGGTTACTGAGCCCTACACGGGATTGTTCGGGGCCGCAGAAGCACTCGCAAATCCGGAAGTATAAGCCGGGTCTTGCCTGCCTCTTGGCGGCCCGCCCTCCACCATTACAAATAGTGGATCAGGTTATTGCGATCAAATCGATATTGACGGTTGTAGACACCGTTTTCGGCCCGTCGTCCCGCCGCCAGTATCATGGTGACCAGCCCCTTCCGTGGAAGCTTCAGCAATTTTCTCACCCGGCATTCGTCGAATCCTTCCATGGCGCACGAGTCATAGCCGTGCGCTCGAAGGGCCAGAATGAGATTTTCTGCCGCCAGCGCGGTGGATTTTGTGGCCCAGACTTTCATCTCGTTCGGTGAGTAGGGCCCTCTCGGAACCGGGCGGGACAATCCGACAACCAGGCCTGCGGCCTTTTTGGCGACTCCCAGAAGCCCCAGGGGCCCCTGGTTGTAATGAATGGGCGCGATCTTGCGATAGTACTTCTCGACAATCGATGGCAGCTTTTCCTCGGGCCACTGTTCCAGGGCCAGACGAGAATGCTTCTGCCAGGTATCGGTGCGAGCAACGATTGCTATCAGGACCGGCGCCGTTTTCGCCGCGTTCTGCCCCAGGCAGGCCTCCGCCAGCTTTGCGCGCAATGCGGGAGTTTTTACGACGAAAAACTCCCAGGGCTGAAGGTTGCTGGAGTTCGGTGCCAGCGTGGCCAGTTCAAGGCAGTCGTCCAGCACCCGGTCCGGTATCGGCTCGTCGGTAAATCGGCGGATGGATCGGCGACTCCGAACTACCTTTCGAAACTCTTCCACGTCGATGGCCGGGAGCGCGTCTGCCTTTGCATTCATGTTAGGTCCTTAAGAGCTGACTTGTCGTGTTGTTCTCGTCGCTCTATGGTTACTTCAAACAGACCGTTATGCAATTACGGGGCAACAGGGGGATGATGAACGACAATCTTGATGAGCTGTCATTTGATGAGCTGGTTCGGAGAGTGCGGGCCTGTACCATTTGCGCTGATGTGCTGCCCCAGGGCCCCCGGCCTGTAGTTCAGCTGTCTGAGGCATCGCGCATTCTCGTTGTTGGGCAGGCTCCGGGGCGGCGGGTTCATGAGACGGGGTTGCCGTTCAACGACCCGAGTGGTGACCGGTTGCGGCAATGGATGGGGGTAAGCCGGGATACGTTTTATGATGAGCAGAAAATGGCAATTCTACCCATGGGGTTCTGTTATCCGGGCACCGGAAAATCGGGAGATTTGCCGCCGCGGCCTGAATGCGCAGATGCATGGCGGGAGGCGCTACTGAAGCGACTTCCAAACATTGGCCTGACTCTTGTAATTGGTCAGTACGCCCACGCCTGGCACCTGCCCGGTGGCGCCCGGTCAGTAACCGAAAACGTGCGTAACTGGGAACATTACTGGCCTGTCGTCGTACCAATGCCCCACCCCAGTCCCCGAAACAATATGTGGCTGCGCCGAAATCCCTGGTTTGAGGAGGATGTTGTCCCTGCACTTCGCAACCGGATCTCTGAGCTGCTTTCAGAAGATGATGAGAGCTGATGGCAGCGGACTGCCCCCGATAACATCAGGCACTGCGGTGCAGGTCCGCTTTCAGGGTCAGGTGAGAGGTCTCATTCATCAGGAACCGGTCCAGGGCTTCGAATTCCTGCTGGCTTGCATAGAGTCCCTGTTTGGTTCTGCGCCAGAGAATATCGTCCGAAGTCATGGCCCACTCGTTTCTGGCAAGATATTCCACTTCTGCCGCGAACAATGTGCCAGTGAACAG of Marinobacter sediminum contains these proteins:
- the edd gene encoding phosphogluconate dehydratase — its product is MHPTVDKVTQRIIERSRASRQDYLSRMNELKAQSPHRSSLSCGNLAHGFAACNQGDKDTLKFMNKANVAMISAYNDMLSAHQPYEKFPDIIREAAHNMGSVAQFAGGTPAMCDGVTQGQPGMELSLFSRDTIAMSTAVALSHNMFDAMLLLGICDKIVPGLLIGSLSFGYLPAILVPAGPMPSGLPNKEKQRIRQLYAEGKIGRDELLDAESKSYHSPGTCTFYGTANSNQLLVEVMGLHLPGSAFVNPNTPLRDQLTRAATEQVIRLSKPHGGELGLGDMVDEKSIVNALVALLVTGGSTNHTIHWIAIARAAGIIIDWNDYAELSSVVPSMTRIYPNGEEDVNAFHEAGGTPFLIRELLNGGFLHNDVNTVVGHGLERYSECPELDAGKLVWKPAPEQSLRPEVLSSAAEPFAPDGGLRVLDGNLGRGVIKVSAVAAEHRKVNAPAVVFDDQNELKAAFDAGDLDKDCIVVVRFQGPKANGMPELHKLTPYLGVLQDRGFKVGLVTDGRMSGASGKVPAAIHVYPEALDGGPLSRVRNGDVVCLDAEAGQLSLDVAEKEFSDRESATVDLTSYHHGYGRELFGWLRRSASTPEEGASFFWNHEA
- the glk gene encoding glucokinase, which gives rise to MTVMEYSLVGDVGGTNARFALVERGSVRPQSIEILPCGNYANLNEAIIEYLRRVGVSEVSEACLAVASPVRGTRVRMTNNHWQFDTEEIRQQFGWRAFKVINDFTAMALGVLHVPEDNLVHICGGPGDKHRPRLVMGPGTGLGVSGLVPTRNGWVPLVTEGGHVDFAPTNDNEMSILRILQGRFGRVSVERILCGQGLLNLYQAHAEIQGIAAPLDAPENITAAALEHVDSLASHTLGHFCEILGRTAGNAVLTLGSTGGVYLCGGILPRVLDFFLQSPFRSGFEDKGRMRPLVEFTPVFVVTEPYTGLFGAAEALANPEV
- a CDS encoding nitroreductase family protein encodes the protein MNAKADALPAIDVEEFRKVVRSRRSIRRFTDEPIPDRVLDDCLELATLAPNSSNLQPWEFFVVKTPALRAKLAEACLGQNAAKTAPVLIAIVARTDTWQKHSRLALEQWPEEKLPSIVEKYYRKIAPIHYNQGPLGLLGVAKKAAGLVVGLSRPVPRGPYSPNEMKVWATKSTALAAENLILALRAHGYDSCAMEGFDECRVRKLLKLPRKGLVTMILAAGRRAENGVYNRQYRFDRNNLIHYL
- a CDS encoding uracil-DNA glycosylase family protein — translated: MLFSSLYGYFKQTVMQLRGNRGMMNDNLDELSFDELVRRVRACTICADVLPQGPRPVVQLSEASRILVVGQAPGRRVHETGLPFNDPSGDRLRQWMGVSRDTFYDEQKMAILPMGFCYPGTGKSGDLPPRPECADAWREALLKRLPNIGLTLVIGQYAHAWHLPGGARSVTENVRNWEHYWPVVVPMPHPSPRNNMWLRRNPWFEEDVVPALRNRISELLSEDDES